A single genomic interval of Prunus dulcis chromosome 5, ALMONDv2, whole genome shotgun sequence harbors:
- the LOC117629229 gene encoding uncharacterized protein LOC117629229 has translation MDIGDDSSRFCSLPATTSRNMSTSSSTFFSANQSPFFSPRSPSFQLSESTRSEAPCDSILLSTDPLSSSSGIPDLESLANVRYKLSTMSLAPAASVSGDFQKFDRVSSSTGISNSVLSSHSHARGYDYSGQRERQKKHARNYGAPYTSGPVSLTSNRLRSCDVFIGLHGRKPSLLRFANWLRVELEVQGMSCFVSDRSRCRNSRKHGIVERAMDVSSFGIVILTRKSFRNPYTIEELRFFSSKKTLVPIFFDLSPGDCLVRDIVEKRGELWEKHGGELWILYGGLEKEWKEAVHSLSRVDEWKLEAQDGNWRDCILRAVTLLAIRLGRRSVVDRLSKWREKVEKEEFPFPRNENFVGRKKELSELEFILFGDVSGDAERDYFELKARPRRKNLTIGWGRSSSFDERRRERKLEIGSRKGKEPVVWKETEKEIEMQSTELPQKKHQSKPKSGARYARRKRSTKILYGKGIACVSGDSGIGKTELLLEFAYRYHQRYKMVLWVGGESRYIRQNYLNLWSFLEVDVGVENCLDKNSIKSFEDQEEAAIARVRRELMRNMPFLVVIDNLESEKDWWDHKLVMDLLPRFGGETHIIISTRLPSVMNLEPLKLSYLSGAEAMSLMQGSVKEYTENEELDALRAIEEKVGRSTLGLAIVGAILSELPILPSKLLETTNRMPLKEFSWSGREVNSLRRHTFLLQLFEVCFSIFDHADGPRSLATRMVQASTWFAPTAIPVSLLALAAHKIPEKHQGTWLWRKLLRSLTCGFATSYTKKSEAEATSMLVRFNIARSSTRQDHIHFHELIKLYARKRVVTGVAQAMVQAVITRGSISQHSEHIWAACFLTFGFSHDPIVVELKVSDLLYLVKEVVLPLAIRTFITFSRCNAALELLRLCTNALEAADQAFVTPVEKWLDKSLCWRPIPTNAQLNPYLWQELALSRATVLETRAKLMLRGGQFDIADDLIRKALFIRTSICGEDHHDTVAARETLSKITRLLANVQIHTSP, from the coding sequence ATGGATATTGGAGATGATAGCTCCAGGTTCTGTTCCTTACCGGCTACAACTTCTAGGAATATGTCAACATCATCTTCAACATTCTTTTCAGCAAATCAGTCGCCCTTCTTCTCCCCGAGATCACCATCTTTTCAACTATCTGAATCAACAAGGTCTGAGGCTCCATGTGACAGCATTCTTTTAAGTACAGATCCCCTTAGTTCCAGCTCTGGAATTCCAGACCTTGAATCTTTAGCAAATGTCAGATATAAATTGTCAACCATGTCGCTTGCCCCAGCTGCTTCCGTATCAGGTGATTTTCAGAAGTTTGACCGTGTATCTTCCTCAACGGGCATTTCTAACAGCGTTCTATCTAGTCACAGCCATGCCCGTGGCTATGATTATTCTGGGcaaagagagaggcagaaaAAGCATGCGAGAAATTATGGAGCCCCATACACATCAGGTCCAGTTTCACTGACCTCTAACAGGCTGAGGAGCTGTGACGTCTTCATAGGTTTACATGGCCGGAAACCTTCTTTGCTGAGGTTTGCTAATTGGCTCCGAGTTGAGTTGGAAGTTCAGGGGATGAGTTGTTTTGTATCTGACAGATCCCGATGTAGGAATTCCCGTAAACATGGAATTGTTGAGAGGGCCATGgatgtttcttcttttgggaTTGTCATCTTAACAAGGAAGTCGTTCAGAAATCCATACACCATTGAGGAACTGCGATTTTTCTCTAGCAAGAAGACCTTGGTCCCAATATTCTTTGACTTGAGTCCAGGTGATTGCCTTGTCAGGGATATAGTTGAGAAGAGAGGAGAGTTGTGGGAAAAACATGGTGGAGAGTTATGGATTTTGTATGGAGGGTTGGAGAAGGAGTGGAAAGAAGCTGTTCATAGCCTCTCTCGGGTCGATGAATGGAAATTGGAAGCTCAGGATGGTAACTGGAGAGATTGTATATTAAGGGCTGTGACATTATTAGCAATCAGATTAGGGAGGAGAAGTGTTGTAGACCGATTGAGCAAGTGGAGAGAGAAGGTGGAGAAAGAAGAGTTCCCATTCCCTCGAAATGAGAATTTTGTTGGTAGGAAGAAGGAACTTTCTGAGCTGGAATTCATACTTTTTGGCGATGTCAGTGGAGATGCAGAAAGAGATTATTTTGAGCTCAAGGCTAGGCCTAGGCGAAAGAACTTGACAATTGGGTGGGGTAGGAGCAGTTCGTTTGATGAAAGGCGAAGGGAACGCAAATTGGAGATTGGCagcagaaaaggaaaagaaccAGTTGTCTGGAAGGAGACAGAAAAAGAGATTGAGATGCAAAGCACTGAGCTTCCTCAAAAAAAGCACCAATCAAAGCCAAAAAGTGGTGCAAGATATGCAAGGAGAAAAAGATCAACGAAGATTTTGTATGGGAAGGGGATTGCTTGTGTGTCTGGGGACTCAGGAATTGGCAAGACAGAGCTTCTTCTTGAATTTGCTTACAGATATCACCAGAGGTACAAGATGGTTTTGTGGGTAGGAGGGGAAAGTAGGTATATTAGACAAAATTATCTGAATCTCTGGTCGTTCTTAGAAGTTGATGTTGGGGTTGAAAATTGCTTGGACAAAAACAGTATCAAAAGCTTTGAAGATCAGGAAGAGGCAGCCATAGCTAGAGTACGCAGAGAACTCATGAGAAACATGCCCTTTTTGGTGGTGATTGATAACTTAGAAAGTGAAAAGGATTGGTGGGATCACAAACTTGTAATGGATCTTCTTCCCCGTTTTGGTGGAGAGACACACATAATAATTTCCACACGCCTTCCTTCTGTGATGAATTTGGAGCCTTTGAAACTTTCATACTTATCTGGGGCTGAGGCAATGTCGCTAATGCAGGGTAGTGTaaaagaatacacagaaaatgaAGAATTGGATGCTTTACGAGCTATTGAGGAGAAGGTGGGACGGTCAACGTTGGGACTTGCAATTGTAGGTGCAATATTGTCCGAGCTGCCCATTCTTCCAAGTAAGCTATTGGAAACCACTAATAGAATGCCCTTAAAAGAGTTTTCATGGAGTGGCAGGGAGGTTAATTCGTTGAGGCGACACACTTTCCTTCTGCAACTCTTTGAGGTGTGTTTCTCAATTTTTGATCATGCGGATGGACCAAGGAGCTTGGCAACCAGAATGGTCCAGGCAAGTACTTGGTTTGCACCAACCGCAATTCCAGTTTCTTTATTAGCCCTAGCTGCTCACAAGATACCAGAAAAGCATCAAGGGACCTGGTTGTGGAGAAAGTTACTGCGTTCTTTAACTTGTGGCTTCGCTACATCATACACCAAAAAATCAGAAGCAGAAGCAACTTCCATGTTGGTAAGGTTTAATATTGCTAGAAGCAGTACCAGGCAAGACCATATCCATTTCCATGAACTCATCAAGCTATATGCTCGCAAGAGAGTAGTGACTGGAGTTGCACAAGCCATGGTTCAAGCTGTCATCACTCGTGGATCAATATCTCAACACTCGGAACATATCTGGGCAGCCTGTTTCTTGACATTTGGAtttagtcatgaccctataGTTGTTGAGCTTAAGGTGTCAGATCTGTTATACCTTGTCAAGGAAGTGGTTTTGCCTCTTGCAATACGGACCTTCATTACATTCTCTCGTTGCAATGCTGCTCTGGAGCTCCTGCGCCTCTGCACCAATGCCCTGGAAGCAGCAGACCAAGCATTTGTTACGCCCGTTGAGAAGTGGCTGGATAAATCACTTTGTTGGAGGCCGATCCCGACTAATGCTCAGTTGAATCCTTACCTTTGGCAGGAGCTTGCGCTGTCGAGAGCCACAGTCCTAGAAACTAGGGCAAAGCTAATGCTTAGAGGGGGACAGTTTGACATAGCTGATGATCTAATTAGGAAGGCTCTTTTTATCAGAACTTCAATCTGTGGTGAAGATCACCATGACACTGTAGCTGCTCGTGAAACTCTTAGCAAAATCACCAGGCTTCTTGCAAATGTTCAAATTCATACTTCACCATAG